From the Candidatus Methylomirabilota bacterium genome, one window contains:
- a CDS encoding ABC transporter substrate-binding protein has product MIRFLLILFVFAVAHPLAAQEQPRVGGVLKAAMIGEPPSLDLHWTTAVITQQIAWHVYETLFTYDRDFNPIPMLAESADVADGGRRVTIALRRGVRFHNGKEMTSADVVASLKRWGARATPAKPVWKSVEAVEAKDPYTVVIHLKEPSGSLIPALARPNNGAAIYPKEVVERAGADGQIAEFVGTGPFRFVEHRPDRHIKVARFKEYAARAEAPNGYGGRRTAYVDEILFIPVPDVPVRIAGVETGEYHYAISLKGDLYERIKALPGVEPVILKPYGWATAVLNTKQGAMADKRFRQAFLAALDMEPIMAAGFGHPAFYRLDQSVHYREQPWYSTVGGDQYNQKNPEKARRLLREAGYAGQPIRWITTKEYEWMYKNALVAKQQLEAVGFRIDLQVLDWATLVQRRNKPELYDVFSTGFSFNHDPALATALQCSWPGWWCHPEKEKLLEAMAREHDTKKRRELMDRIQAIFYDDVPRIKFGDYFQLEAKRKELRGFQPTPELFFWNTWLAH; this is encoded by the coding sequence ATGATTCGCTTTCTGCTCATTCTGTTCGTGTTCGCGGTGGCGCACCCGCTGGCCGCTCAGGAGCAGCCTCGCGTGGGGGGCGTCCTCAAGGCCGCCATGATCGGGGAGCCGCCTTCCCTCGACCTGCACTGGACCACCGCCGTCATCACCCAGCAGATCGCCTGGCACGTCTACGAGACCCTCTTCACCTACGACCGCGACTTCAATCCCATTCCGATGCTGGCGGAGTCCGCCGACGTCGCCGACGGCGGGCGGCGGGTGACGATCGCGCTCCGCCGGGGCGTCCGGTTCCACAATGGCAAGGAGATGACCTCGGCTGACGTCGTGGCCTCCCTCAAGCGCTGGGGGGCGCGGGCGACGCCGGCCAAGCCGGTCTGGAAGTCCGTGGAGGCCGTGGAGGCGAAGGACCCGTACACGGTCGTCATCCACCTCAAGGAGCCCTCGGGCTCGCTGATCCCGGCCTTGGCGAGACCCAACAACGGGGCGGCGATCTACCCGAAGGAGGTCGTCGAGCGGGCGGGTGCGGATGGCCAGATCGCCGAGTTCGTCGGCACCGGGCCGTTCCGGTTCGTGGAGCACAGGCCCGACCGCCACATCAAGGTGGCCCGCTTCAAGGAGTACGCGGCCCGGGCGGAGGCACCAAACGGCTACGGCGGTCGGCGGACCGCGTACGTGGACGAAATCCTCTTCATCCCGGTGCCCGACGTTCCCGTGCGGATCGCCGGCGTCGAGACCGGCGAGTATCATTACGCAATCTCGCTCAAAGGGGACCTCTACGAGCGGATCAAGGCGCTGCCGGGTGTCGAACCGGTCATCCTGAAGCCGTACGGGTGGGCGACGGCGGTCCTCAACACGAAGCAGGGGGCCATGGCCGACAAGCGGTTCCGCCAGGCCTTCCTCGCGGCGCTCGACATGGAGCCGATCATGGCGGCCGGCTTCGGGCACCCAGCCTTCTACCGGCTCGACCAGTCGGTCCACTACCGGGAGCAGCCGTGGTACTCGACGGTGGGCGGCGACCAGTACAACCAGAAGAATCCCGAGAAGGCCCGCCGCCTGTTGCGGGAAGCCGGCTACGCGGGCCAGCCGATCCGGTGGATCACGACCAAAGAGTACGAGTGGATGTACAAGAACGCCCTCGTCGCCAAGCAGCAGCTCGAGGCGGTGGGCTTCCGGATCGATCTTCAGGTGCTCGACTGGGCGACCCTGGTGCAGCGGCGCAACAAGCCGGAGCTGTACGACGTCTTCTCGACCGGGTTCTCGTTCAACCACGACCCGGCGCTCGCGACCGCGCTCCAGTGCAGCTGGCCGGGGTGGTGGTGCCACCCCGAGAAGGAGAAGCTCTTGGAGGCGATGGCCCGGGAGCATGACACGAAGAAGCGCCGGGAACTCATGGATCGGATCCAGGCGATTTTTTACGACGACGTGCCGCGCATCAAGTTCGGCGACTACTTCCAGCTCGAGGCCAAGCGCAAGGAGCTGCGCGGCTTTCAGCCGACCCCCGAGCTGTTCTTCTGGAACACCTGGCTTGCCCACTGA
- a CDS encoding ABC transporter permease: MSSVGVPSSVAVGARPEPGRVAAWGAWTWLALLSRRRVTLVGGLLVALNFLVAALAPALAPWDPLALDVQGRLRGPGAGHWFGTDDVGRDVLSRVLYGARISVMVGGLVVVLSVAAGLVVGLAAGYYRRLDGILMRMMDGLMAFPAIILAIALMASLGPSLQNVIVALGVVYAPRIARIVRGSVLVVRELPYVEAAQALGASDVAVIVRHVLPNCLSPVIVQATFIFALAVLGEAALSFLGVGAPPFVPSWGNILAEGRLYIQQAPWLTVFPGVAIMATILGLNLFGDGLRDLLDPRLRGVSGGARSVS; encoded by the coding sequence GTGAGCTCCGTCGGGGTGCCGTCGAGCGTGGCGGTGGGCGCCCGGCCCGAGCCGGGTCGGGTGGCCGCCTGGGGAGCCTGGACCTGGCTCGCCCTGCTGAGCCGCCGGCGGGTGACCCTGGTCGGCGGGCTGCTGGTCGCGCTGAATTTCCTGGTGGCGGCGCTGGCGCCGGCCCTGGCGCCCTGGGACCCGCTGGCCCTCGACGTCCAGGGCCGACTCCGGGGCCCGGGCGCCGGCCACTGGTTCGGGACGGACGACGTCGGGCGGGACGTGCTGAGCCGCGTCCTCTACGGGGCGCGCATTTCCGTCATGGTGGGCGGGCTCGTGGTCGTGCTGTCGGTGGCCGCCGGTCTCGTGGTGGGCCTGGCGGCCGGCTACTACCGGCGCCTCGACGGGATCCTCATGCGGATGATGGACGGCCTGATGGCCTTTCCGGCCATCATCCTCGCGATCGCCCTGATGGCCTCGCTCGGCCCGAGCCTCCAGAACGTGATCGTGGCCCTCGGCGTCGTCTACGCGCCGCGGATCGCGCGCATCGTGCGCGGCTCGGTGCTGGTGGTGCGTGAGCTTCCATACGTCGAGGCGGCCCAAGCTCTCGGGGCTTCCGACGTCGCCGTCATCGTCCGCCACGTCCTCCCCAACTGCCTGTCGCCGGTCATCGTGCAGGCCACGTTCATCTTCGCGCTGGCGGTGCTCGGGGAGGCGGCGCTCTCCTTCCTCGGCGTGGGCGCGCCACCCTTCGTCCCCTCCTGGGGCAACATCCTGGCCGAGGGCCGGCTCTACATCCAGCAGGCACCCTGGCTCACCGTCTTCCCGGGCGTGGCGATCATGGCGACCATCCTCGGCTTGAATCTCTTCGGGGACGGCCTCCGGGACCTCCTGGACCCCCGGCTCCGGGGGGTGTCAGGAGGAGCGCGCAGCGTATCCTGA
- a CDS encoding ABC transporter permease, whose amino-acid sequence MKTYILRRLLAVVPVMLVVATVAFVLVHLAPGDPASVIAGPYASPEDVAKLRQQLGIDRPLHVQLGRWYWRLLHGDLGNSIFLRRPVIEAILDRAEPTLLLTTAATLLAVLVGVPAGIVSARRHGGFVDQSLMVLALLGTSVPNFLLGLLMILVFAVWLGWFPVAGYVPLESGLWRTLRSLLMPAVALGLVQSALIARITRSAMLDVLREQFILAGRAKGLPEESVVYKHALKNAFVPTLTVIGISFAVLLGGAVIIEQVFNIPGLGRLIISAVLRRDYPVIQGVILVIAGVYVLVNLAVDLAYLALDPRIRYQ is encoded by the coding sequence GTGAAGACGTACATCCTCCGGCGGCTCCTGGCGGTGGTGCCGGTCATGCTGGTGGTGGCGACGGTGGCGTTCGTCCTCGTCCACCTGGCGCCCGGCGACCCGGCCAGCGTGATCGCCGGGCCCTACGCGTCGCCCGAAGACGTCGCCAAGCTGCGGCAGCAGCTCGGGATCGACCGGCCGCTCCACGTCCAGCTGGGGCGTTGGTACTGGCGGCTGCTCCACGGCGACCTGGGGAACTCGATCTTCCTGCGGCGACCCGTGATCGAGGCGATTCTCGACCGGGCCGAGCCGACGCTGCTCCTCACCACGGCCGCGACGCTGCTGGCCGTGCTCGTCGGCGTCCCGGCCGGGATCGTGTCCGCGCGGCGCCACGGCGGCTTCGTGGACCAGAGCCTCATGGTTCTGGCCCTCCTGGGGACCTCGGTGCCGAACTTCCTCCTCGGACTCCTCATGATCCTCGTCTTCGCGGTCTGGCTCGGCTGGTTCCCGGTGGCCGGCTACGTGCCGCTGGAGTCCGGGCTCTGGCGGACCCTCCGCTCCCTGCTCATGCCGGCCGTCGCCCTCGGCCTGGTCCAGTCGGCGCTCATCGCGCGGATCACGCGGTCGGCGATGCTGGACGTCCTGCGCGAGCAGTTCATCCTGGCCGGGCGAGCCAAGGGACTGCCGGAGGAGAGCGTCGTGTACAAGCACGCGCTCAAGAACGCCTTCGTCCCGACGCTGACGGTGATCGGCATCTCCTTCGCCGTGCTCCTGGGCGGTGCCGTCATCATCGAGCAGGTGTTCAACATCCCGGGTCTCGGTCGCCTCATCATCTCGGCGGTGCTGCGCCGTGACTATCCCGTGATCCAGGGCGTCATCCTGGTCATCGCCGGGGTCTACGTGCTGGTGAACCTCGCGGTGGACCTGGCGTACCTGGCCCTCGATCCCCGGATCCGGTACCAGTGA
- a CDS encoding Zn-dependent alcohol dehydrogenase has protein sequence MRARAAVLYELKQPLVVEDVDVLEPGPHEVLVRYVASGICHSDLHVITGDLPHPLPVVLGHEGAGVVEKVGPGVEWVRPGDHVVTSYIPSCGTCRYCIVGRPNLCALRDKPRHLMLDGTSRFRKGSQALNHFLQVSSYATHAVLLEHGVIPIRRDAPLDVVCLVSCAVTAGAGAVMNRARVPAGSTVAVFGCGGVGLNVIQAARLMGAAKIIAVDVLPQKLAWAEEFGATHRVDAAREDPVARIHELAGHGGADFAFEVVGTQRTIEQAFHAVHRGGMAVVIGLSPAGTRLSIDPGMLLQERVLTGSSFGGSRQKVDLPLLIDLFMDGRLKVRELISRRLPLEEINHAFDLLQQGEVKRSVIVYQ, from the coding sequence ATGCGCGCCAGAGCCGCCGTCCTGTACGAGCTGAAGCAACCCCTGGTGGTCGAAGATGTGGACGTCCTCGAGCCGGGACCGCACGAGGTGCTGGTCCGGTACGTGGCGAGCGGGATCTGCCACAGCGACCTCCACGTGATCACCGGCGATCTGCCGCACCCGCTGCCGGTCGTGCTCGGCCACGAGGGCGCCGGCGTCGTCGAGAAGGTGGGACCGGGGGTCGAGTGGGTCCGGCCGGGCGATCACGTCGTCACGAGCTACATCCCGTCGTGCGGCACGTGCCGGTACTGCATCGTCGGCCGCCCGAACCTCTGTGCCCTCCGCGACAAGCCGCGCCACCTGATGCTCGACGGCACCTCCCGCTTCCGCAAGGGGAGCCAGGCGCTCAACCACTTCCTCCAGGTCTCCTCCTACGCCACCCACGCGGTGCTCCTGGAGCACGGGGTGATCCCGATCCGCCGGGACGCCCCGCTCGACGTCGTGTGCCTGGTGAGCTGCGCCGTCACGGCCGGCGCCGGCGCCGTGATGAACCGCGCCAGGGTGCCGGCGGGCAGCACGGTCGCCGTGTTCGGGTGCGGCGGCGTCGGGCTGAACGTCATCCAGGCGGCGCGGCTCATGGGCGCGGCGAAGATCATCGCGGTGGACGTCCTCCCCCAGAAGCTCGCCTGGGCCGAGGAGTTCGGGGCGACCCACCGGGTCGACGCGGCCCGCGAGGACCCGGTCGCCCGCATCCACGAGCTGGCCGGGCACGGCGGCGCCGACTTCGCCTTCGAGGTCGTCGGTACCCAGCGCACCATCGAGCAGGCCTTTCACGCCGTCCATCGCGGCGGCATGGCGGTCGTGATCGGACTCTCCCCGGCCGGCACCCGGCTCTCGATCGACCCGGGAATGCTCCTGCAGGAGCGTGTGCTGACCGGCAGCTCGTTCGGCGGCTCGCGCCAGAAGGTCGACCTGCCCCTGCTCATCGACCTGTTCATGGACGGCCGGCTCAAGGTCCGGGAGCTGATCAGCCGGCGTCTTCCCCTCGAGGAGATCAACCACGCCTTCGATCTCCTCCAGCAGGGGGAGGTCAAGCGGAGCGTCATCGTCTACCAGTGA
- a CDS encoding NAD(P)/FAD-dependent oxidoreductase, with the protein MPAMPGRYDAIVIGAGHNGLVAATYLARGGLEVLVLERRELVGGACITEELFPGYRLSSCSYICHLLQEKVIVDLELTRHGFEVFGLDPARFHPFPDGRSLVVWDDHARTAAGIERHSRRDAAAYLRWMDFWERAARLLHPYFLAPAPTEAEIADRVRGTEDEALWQTLLTRPMWDLVHEHFESDVLRAHTLNAQDIGDPRLPGSALCYAYIKVNLRSAPGTVGIVRGGMGAITQAMARAAREAGVEIRTGASVARVHVEAGRAAGVVLDGGEVLRASLTVSNADPKRTFLRLVPEDALPAGFRTEVAQLSTRAAYLKFHAALRELPDFSAYLGRDPDPRYLAQVKICPSVEAFLGSWQDAQAGHPSRTPLMEVQIPSVYDPTLAPPGHHVVSVWALWAPVRLREGSWETRRQAVGEQLVDLLTAYAPNFRRALVDWVLFTPADLEARVGLTDGNIRHLDIVPAQMFARRPLPGWARYRTPLPGLYLCGAGTHPGGEVTGAPGHNAAHAILEDLAAGA; encoded by the coding sequence ATGCCGGCGATGCCGGGACGGTACGATGCCATCGTGATCGGCGCGGGCCACAACGGCCTGGTCGCCGCCACCTACCTGGCCCGCGGCGGGCTCGAGGTCCTCGTGCTCGAGCGCCGGGAGCTGGTCGGGGGCGCCTGTATCACCGAAGAGCTCTTCCCCGGCTACCGCCTCTCGTCCTGCTCCTACATCTGCCACCTCCTCCAGGAGAAGGTCATCGTCGACCTCGAGCTCACCCGTCACGGCTTCGAGGTCTTCGGCCTCGACCCCGCCCGCTTCCATCCCTTTCCTGACGGCCGGAGCCTCGTCGTGTGGGACGATCACGCCCGGACGGCCGCGGGGATCGAGCGCCACTCGCGGCGTGACGCCGCCGCCTACCTCCGGTGGATGGACTTCTGGGAGCGCGCGGCCCGCCTCCTCCATCCCTACTTCCTCGCACCGGCGCCGACCGAGGCCGAGATCGCGGACCGCGTCCGCGGCACCGAGGACGAAGCGCTCTGGCAGACGCTCCTCACCCGCCCCATGTGGGACCTCGTCCACGAGCATTTCGAATCCGACGTGCTGCGCGCCCACACGCTCAATGCCCAGGACATCGGCGACCCGCGGCTCCCGGGGAGCGCCCTGTGCTACGCCTACATCAAGGTGAACCTTCGCTCGGCGCCGGGCACCGTCGGCATCGTCAGGGGCGGCATGGGCGCCATCACCCAGGCGATGGCCCGTGCGGCGCGCGAGGCGGGCGTCGAGATCCGGACCGGCGCCTCGGTGGCCCGGGTGCACGTCGAGGCGGGTCGCGCCGCGGGCGTGGTCCTGGATGGCGGCGAGGTGCTCCGCGCTTCCCTCACCGTCTCCAACGCCGACCCCAAGCGCACGTTCCTGCGCCTCGTCCCGGAGGATGCGCTGCCGGCCGGCTTCCGGACCGAGGTGGCGCAGCTCTCGACCCGCGCCGCCTACCTCAAGTTTCACGCCGCGCTCCGCGAGCTGCCCGACTTCTCGGCGTATCTCGGGCGCGACCCCGATCCCCGCTACCTCGCCCAGGTGAAGATCTGCCCCTCGGTGGAGGCCTTCCTCGGCTCGTGGCAGGACGCCCAGGCGGGCCATCCCTCGCGGACGCCCCTCATGGAGGTGCAGATCCCGTCGGTCTACGACCCGACGCTGGCTCCCCCGGGCCACCACGTGGTCTCGGTCTGGGCGCTGTGGGCGCCGGTCCGGCTCCGCGAGGGGTCATGGGAGACGCGCCGGCAGGCGGTCGGCGAGCAGCTCGTCGACCTCCTCACGGCCTACGCGCCCAACTTCCGCCGGGCCCTGGTCGACTGGGTCCTCTTCACCCCGGCCGACCTCGAGGCGCGCGTCGGCCTCACCGACGGCAACATCCGCCACCTCGACATCGTGCCCGCCCAGATGTTCGCGCGCCGGCCGCTGCCGGGCTGGGCGCGCTACCGCACCCCGCTGCCCGGCCTCTACCTCTGCGGCGCCGGCACCCACCCGGGGGGCGAGGTGACCGGAGCCCCCGGGCACAACGCCGCCCACGCGATCCTCGAGGATCTCGCCGCCGGCGCCTGA
- a CDS encoding ABC transporter substrate-binding protein, with protein sequence MLTAILVIALLAAPLAAEAQPTPKPARVALVCGARCEGGGYDALRQGLRELGRVEGRNLVLDVRGAEGRPDRLPALVAELVAGKPDIIVAVSPQPARAAKDAAGAIPVVFVAVADPIAIGLVPSLARPGGNVTGLSTVVPGGFMGKMLQLLKEAVPPASRIAVLWSSKNPLHVDLIPKELTPSAEPLGVRLQMLDVTEPAGIAPAVEAAVRGRAQALLVLGDPVFHRPFGRVPELALRAKLPSLYLDRDVVTVGGGLLSYGPDWGVMFRRAATYVDKILKGAMPGDLPVEQPTKFDFVINLKTARALGLMIPPSVLARADEIIE encoded by the coding sequence GTGCTCACGGCCATCCTGGTCATCGCCCTCCTCGCCGCGCCGCTCGCCGCAGAGGCGCAGCCGACACCGAAGCCCGCGCGGGTCGCGCTCGTGTGTGGGGCGCGCTGCGAAGGCGGAGGCTACGACGCGCTTCGGCAGGGGCTCCGCGAGCTGGGGCGGGTCGAGGGCCGCAACCTCGTCCTCGACGTGCGAGGCGCCGAGGGGCGACCGGATCGTCTGCCCGCCCTCGTGGCCGAACTGGTCGCGGGCAAGCCCGACATCATCGTCGCCGTCTCACCACAGCCGGCCCGCGCGGCGAAGGACGCGGCCGGGGCTATTCCCGTCGTCTTCGTGGCGGTGGCCGATCCGATCGCAATTGGGCTCGTCCCGAGCCTTGCCCGGCCAGGGGGAAACGTGACAGGTCTGAGCACCGTGGTTCCGGGGGGCTTCATGGGCAAGATGCTCCAGTTGCTGAAGGAAGCGGTGCCGCCGGCCTCCCGCATCGCGGTGCTCTGGAGCTCGAAGAACCCTCTCCATGTTGACTTAATCCCGAAGGAGCTGACACCGTCGGCCGAGCCCCTCGGCGTGCGGCTCCAGATGCTGGATGTCACCGAGCCCGCTGGCATCGCGCCCGCGGTCGAGGCCGCCGTGCGCGGGCGCGCGCAAGCGCTGCTCGTCCTGGGTGATCCGGTGTTCCACCGGCCCTTCGGACGGGTGCCCGAGCTGGCTTTGCGAGCCAAGCTGCCTTCCCTGTATCTCGACCGCGACGTGGTGACGGTGGGAGGAGGGCTGCTGTCCTATGGCCCCGACTGGGGCGTGATGTTCCGCCGCGCCGCCACCTACGTGGACAAGATCCTGAAAGGCGCCATGCCCGGCGACCTGCCCGTCGAGCAGCCCACCAAGTTCGACTTCGTGATCAATCTGAAGACCGCGAGAGCCCTGGGCCTGATGATCCCCCCCTCGGTGCTCGCGCGGGCCGACGAGATCATCGAGTAG